In Fimbriimonadaceae bacterium, the genomic window TCCTCCTGGTTGGATCGAGGCCTTCGACCTCGCCCGCGAGGTCCGTGACCGCTATGACATCGTCACCCCTCAGGGCATTGTTCAGATATTGGTCACGCCAAAGGTTCGAACAGTCCTTCAGGAAATCAAGCGTCTTCCTGGCCGGCAAGTGGCTGGCTCACGCGCGCAAGCGTTCTTACTGAACCCCTATGCGGCACTGGGTGTTGACGCCGTGGATGTGATCGAAGAGAGCCAGTTCGAAAAAGCTCGCGAAGATGCGGGGCTTGATTACGAGCGGTTCACACCCGTCTTCGAACGAGATGCGTCTGGCTATCCCGTTCGGGTGGGGTTGCTTATCGAGACGGCGGTATCGAGTGGGCCAACGTCGTCGGAGACTCAATGGCTCGATGACATACAGCTGTCAGCCTTCGTCCAGGCGTTGGCCCGAGCTATCGCACGAGGTTATCAGCTTGTTGCGTGGAACGGCTATGACTTGGTTCTCCAAGGGGAGGCTGAGCAGTATCTCAAGGGGCTGAGGGAAGCACTGGAACGTCGACAGGCTCCGCCAACGCTAGTCTCTTATGCCCAGGTTCACGACCTCAGCGCCTACTCCGCGCGAGTAGAGAGTATCGGAGTCGAAAGGCCGTACTACTCACCCTACATCGCGAAGAAGCGGGAAGATGATGGTTGGTTTCCTGAGAACGTCCTGCCTGTTGTTGTGTACACGCCGAAGGATGCACATGAGCCGATCGCCATTCCAACCAGCAAGCCTGCCATCGAAAAGCTCAAGGAGGATATCCAGTCTGCTGAGACTGAAGGCAATTCCAAGTTAAAAGTATCTTGGCTGCCAGACCCGATTTCTGTCGAAGAAGCCAAGCAGGTTGTCGCGACGTTCGAGAATGTTTTTGCTAACCTTGAGACTGGGAAACCGTTTGATCCAGAGCAATACCAGCGGCCAGCAAAAAACATGTTGGGGGACAGAAAGCAACTTGTGCTCCGAGCCAACATCCAGACACTTGAGTATGAGGAGATGCGACGGGAAGCGTTGCAGGCAGTACCTGCGGAACCTAAGCTTCCGAAGAGTATCCGCCCTGAGTATTCTCTGCTACCACACCAACGGGCGGGCCTCGCGTGGATGCAACATTTGTACAGCCTCCAGGCCGACTACCAGGTCCGTGGCGCAGTACTCGCCGATGACATGGGACTCGGTAAGACGTTACAGGTGCTGGCGCTCATGGCATGTTTGCTCGAATGTGACACGAATATGTCGCCGATGCTGGTCGTTGCGCCTGTATCGTTGCTTGAGAATTGGGCAGAAGAAGCACATAAGTTCTTTGCAGTTGGTGCGTTGCCATTGCTCATCGCATATGGGGATACCTTGGACTCGCTTCGTGTCCCACGTTCTCAGATAGACGAACGGCTTCGGACAGAAGACGGGCTGGTCAAGTTTTTGCGTCCGGATTGGGTGGGCAACGCCAAGGTAGTTTTGACAACCTACGAGACACTGCGCGACCTGGAGTTCTCTTTCGCTGCGCAAAAGTGGTCGCTTATGGTGTGTGACGAAGCACAACGCATCAAGAACCCGGCTGCGATGGTCACGCGAGCGGCCAAGAAGCAGAATGTTGCATTCAAGATTGCCTGCACGGGCACGCCGGTGGAGAATACGCTGGCTGACATATGGTGCCTGTTCGATTACGTGCAGCCGGGCCTGCTAGGAGCATTAAATGATTTCGGGCGGCGCTACCGCAAGCCTATTGAAGCCAAGACTAGCGAGGAGAGGGGGCGCGTTGAGGAACTACGCGCTCGCATCGGCCCGCAAATTCTTCGGCGCCTGAAGGCCGATGTTGCTACCGACCTCCCTCCGAAGATTATCGTACAGGAGTGTCGGAATCTGCAGCTGTCTGTGGCGCAGCGTAACTTGTATGCCAAGGCTATCGAGAACTTTAAAAATCGGGGAGGTCAGCAATGTCTCTCGGTGTTTAAGAACCACCTCGGGTTGTTGCACTACTTGCGGCTAGTTTGCACAAACCCGCATCCCCCAGGCTTGGGGGTTTTTAAACCGGAGTCTCTGGAGCAATACCGTAAGAAAGCACCTAAACTCGATTGGCTCCTCAATCAACTCCACGTCATCAAGGCCCAAGGTGAAAAGGTAATTGTGTTCTGTGAGTTTCGGGAAGTTCAGCGGCTGCTGCAGCACTACGTCGAGACCGAGTTCGGTGTCCGACCGGGAATCATTAACGGTGACACGAGTGCATCGTCGAGCCATGTGGCTAGCCGG contains:
- a CDS encoding restriction endonuclease; this encodes MFTLFKNAKAPQSKSWVRQWVAAGIVLTQGVAQTPGDVSDDPLLCGYLTQLQDDGLAEEIEDGYLLSWDSLYKALDSPTYQPLRDILSLPTFVDARPILSSSHSLTDQDFSIALAGWQRNDGTRFDGPLVGPLMDEGDRKSLMRPQHWALFKEVVSFSRRSQSERDDLVHRQAWGRIRKLALEAGALLDDFLYRSVVLTPEKLEIQLRRSDSVKDDRVVEIAPGFEGSPPGWIEAFDLAREVRDRYDIVTPQGIVQILVTPKVRTVLQEIKRLPGRQVAGSRAQAFLLNPYAALGVDAVDVIEESQFEKAREDAGLDYERFTPVFERDASGYPVRVGLLIETAVSSGPTSSETQWLDDIQLSAFVQALARAIARGYQLVAWNGYDLVLQGEAEQYLKGLREALERRQAPPTLVSYAQVHDLSAYSARVESIGVERPYYSPYIAKKREDDGWFPENVLPVVVYTPKDAHEPIAIPTSKPAIEKLKEDIQSAETEGNSKLKVSWLPDPISVEEAKQVVATFENVFANLETGKPFDPEQYQRPAKNMLGDRKQLVLRANIQTLEYEEMRREALQAVPAEPKLPKSIRPEYSLLPHQRAGLAWMQHLYSLQADYQVRGAVLADDMGLGKTLQVLALMACLLECDTNMSPMLVVAPVSLLENWAEEAHKFFAVGALPLLIAYGDTLDSLRVPRSQIDERLRTEDGLVKFLRPDWVGNAKVVLTTYETLRDLEFSFAAQKWSLMVCDEAQRIKNPAAMVTRAAKKQNVAFKIACTGTPVENTLADIWCLFDYVQPGLLGALNDFGRRYRKPIEAKTSEERGRVEELRARIGPQILRRLKADVATDLPPKIIVQECRNLQLSVAQRNLYAKAIENFKNRGGQQCLSVFKNHLGLLHYLRLVCTNPHPPGLGVFKPESLEQYRKKAPKLDWLLNQLHVIKAQGEKVIVFCEFREVQRLLQHYVETEFGVRPGIINGDTSASSSHVASRQKQINTFQEKPGFGVIILSPGAVGFGINIQAANHVVHYTRTWNPAKEDQATDRAYRIGQLKSVHVYHPVVTAEDFTTFDVKLDQLLTIKRELARDMLNGAGDVTPGDFNIADVVPEADAKDIDERVTLEVALRMGWQHFECLVAVLWSKQGYDCYRTPGTNDNGVDIVALSGRKGQLVQAKTSGTDGAMLGWEAVKDVVTGEAFYQRRHPDIDFEKVCITNQFFNRQAKENAGLNSVKLLDQSDLSIMLEKSEITMLEVDRLLFAEWKERDAEV